GATAACAGAACATTTTGCTCCCATTTTAATTGCTGAGAAAGTTGTAGGCAGTGTAATGAACTTGAAGTAATACGACAGGATGCTCTGTTCCATTATAATTCCATCTGTATATTTCCATGCTTTCTGGACATTTAGCAGCACAGCATTTTTATGGACCAACTTCATACCTCTTGTTATAGTTAGTCTCGATTCGGTGAATGTTTCAATGGTTACTTGAGCATTGATTTTTACATCTTTGAGATGCTTAAATTGTTATGCATATCATGTGTATTGTTAATGGTTGCAGGAGCATTATAAGGATCTCAAGACCAAGTCTTTCTTCCCTAAGCTGATTGAGTACATTACTTCAGGTCCAGTTGTGTGCATGGTATGATTTACTCTTTCTTCCCTGTCCCTAACACATCTACATTGTAAATAATGAGTATGAGATATTTGCCAGTATTAAGctgttgcaaaaaaaaaaaaaaatgattatgatGTTATTTTTTAAGGCTTGGGAGGGTGTTGGTGTTGTTTCGTCGGCACGTAAGCTTATAGGGTCTACAGATCCTCTTCAAGCTAACCCTGGCACAATAAGAGGGGACCTTGCTGTTCAAACAGGAAGGTTAGTGCCTTTTATCTATGGTGTTTGAGTAGTTTGTGTAATTTAATCCCAGTGGGTtggaaaaaattgtttattttcttgataGCAAATTACTTGTCTACAAACAAGGTCTTATGTTGAATTTCTTTTGGCAGGAATGTGATTCATGGGAGTGATAGCCCCGAGAATGGCAAGCGTGAAATAGGTAATATCATCTTATGGTTAAAATTGATCTTTCCTTGAGTTTTTAATCCTAATTGAGATGTACATTATGGTCAAAAACTATAATAAATCAGATAACTAGGAGGCTACAGACATGCACATATAGATGTATGTGTGTGCAGTGTGCCCGGCAGCCCGGACACGTGTGTATGTGTGCTTGTGTGTGTCATTGTCTATCGATGACAAAACATATAAgatctaatttttgtttgtaagtGCCATGTAGTTTTTGTCAAtatcatatatgtttttctCTCCATATATACCCATACAAGAGCCGAAGTTCATGTGTAACAGTCAGCTAGACTCTCTTGTGTCTTCATTAGCTACTATTTGACGTTATTTTTTTCAGCTcttttgatctctctctctctcacacacataATTTGCTTCTCTGCAGCTCTGTGGTTCAAAGAAGGTGAACTATGTCAGTGGACACCAGCTCAAGCACCATGGCTAAGGGAGTGATCTTTCACTTGACGCCCAATTCTTTGATCCACGCAGTTTTGAAGAAACTCTCTGAGCACCTGTACTTTCAATGCCAAATtcttctcccccttttttttttttttttttggtgattttgaACAGTAAATGGAATATTCAATGTTAAATCTGAAACTTTTGCTGAAGAAGGTTTTGGAAAATTTCTGATCATAGTTCATAATTCTCGGGCCCATgcagtttcttcttttctttctttgaactTCCCGaatgaatttatttcaatttgcCAATCCAACTATCTTGAACCAATCACCTATCTCACAAACCCAAGTTGGGTTTCGAAGTACAGAACAGCAAAATCAAGCTCAAATTAAGCGCCCCAGCAGGCAACAATCTAATTTGACCAGAACTCCAGTTCAGATTTTACATTTGACAAAGAGGTAACGAGCTGACACATTGCTGATCCATCTGCAGTTCCATGCTACCCAGTGATTGGCAGTCACTTGAACTTGTTGAAATTCTAGCAGAACAAGCATCCTCTATTGCCATTGCTTCATCACAGGGTGCGCTTACAGCCTGACAAGAATTCTTGAACTTAGAAAAGAGGCAAAGAAGAGAGACATTGCCGTTCCGTCGCTGTTTCGTGCCGCCCGGAGAATGAGAATCAATCAAACCTGGTGAACCACTTCCAGAAGAAGACTCTGCATCTATCGCCATTACCTCTTCGTGGGAAGAGATTACAATGTCTTGAGAATTTTTTGAAGTAGTAGCAGAAGAACAATGCGACTTTATCTCCATAACCCCAGCACAAGCAGAATCAATTTCTATCTGCCCTGCCTGCTGTGAGGGTGTACTTAGCTCGCGTTGAGAACCTAATTTAAGCTTCATGAGTGTGGCTTCTGCAACAAAAAAGAATCGAATTTAACACGATGCCCATGATTGGCAGCTGTCAAATAAGCCCTAAAATACCATTCTACAGGAAAATCAATGAGTCAATTCAAAGAGATTGTTTGAAAGAAAGCAACCTtatcccaaaaacaaaataaaaaagatatcaCTAAATCACCactatctcaaaagtttaagcctCAACAATTAAAACTCAGATACGTCAAAATACGTAActgaaaatgagagaaattgtGGAGTCAAGAATACAAGTTGTCCCAAATGTTTCAACTAACATCATTCTATAAATTCAAccttaaatcatcaattgttccaatatatatatatatatatatatatatatatatataccatattaaattaacaattgtctcaaaagtttaaatcgAATATAATGTTagttgtttaaaatttgaaagcaAATGAATTTAAcgatttaattattgttttaacaTTAGCAAAGTAGAAACGTAATCCACCAACAAACAATGTGTAAACCTCCTTCCATTTCCGCTCGTCCTTATCATGAACATTTCCAAATTAGTAGTAAAACGTCATGAATCATAGTGGAATAAATACGTACGAATATACAAACAAAGATTGAGTGATTGATATAACAAATTGGCCCAATTATACAAACATTAATTCACCGCAggaaaaattagtaaaaaacaaaacaaaaatacaatccCAAAAGAAACTaagcacagagagagagagagagagagagagagagggtaccGTAGATGGAGAGAGGATCGTCTTTGAAAATCTTGGAAGGCGGCCTCTCCAAGCTCTCCGGCGACGAAGACGACGCTCTGATCCTCCCGAACATTCTCGCTCTCTGTGTCTAAgattgtagagagagagagggcggATCTTAGTTTAAAAGAGGGTCAATGCGTGACGCAGGAGGATTGAAAATGGACATCTCTCTTTATTCTCAGCTTTCTCTCGGATCAATTGgactaaaggaaaaaagaaaagaaacaactgGCCCCTCTTTTTGCAGCAAATTTTGAATAACACTTTCTTATGACATAATTACAACACCAGACCTTCTGCAACTATGAAAATTGGGAGAGAGATGTGATATCGCTGTGTAAACTGAAAATATACCAGGCGCTTCGACAAGAGAAAACAGGGGATTCTACAATTTTTCATCCCCAAATCCAAAAATCAGCAAATACTCTCAAATCATCCAATGGATGTGTGTTAACATGAAGCGTAAATTTCAGAAATATGCACCAAGATTCGAAATTAAACCAAAGCATGGACAAAACAAGGTTCCGAAGAGGGAGAATTTAGGACAGTaacgaaaagagagagaatcttCCTTGCTGTGCAACTAGAGAGACAAATGTTCATGAGTGAGAGGGAAAAAGAGATATACCTAAGACGACGTTCTGATCCTCCTGAACATTCTCGCTCTCTGTGTCTGAgattgtagagagagagagagggcggATCTTAGTTTAAAAGATGGCCAATTTGTGACGCGGGAGGGTTGAAAGAAGAGCGGGAATCGTGTTCTACACGATTCAGCTATTCACTGTTCATTGGTATGGGCCACCCGATACTATTGATTAATTGGGCTTTTTCTTGGTATTGGGCGTCTATTGGGTTGGTGGGCTTTATAATTTTGGATTCTTATAGTAGTTGAATATGTGTCAACGGAATAAGAAGAgaaataagagtaatgttatttactttatcaatattttattactattttattatgcTGATATgacaatgttaattgttttttttaataatggatGATCTAAGGTGAATTAACAATTGTCATGTCAGCATAGTGTGATAGTGATGAGATATTGATGCGGTATATAACATAACTCGGAAAATAAAGTAGATTCATTTTATGGTCAGAATTGTTTTTAAAGTAATGCAAAACCATACTTTTATTCAATCACTATTCCACCTTACTGACAAGGCAATGCCAATCAACCTGAATTAACACTATCATATCAGTAGAATGAAACAGTGGTAagataaaagtgtaatttcttGCATATATCAACAAAATAAGATAAACACGTTATATATTCTATTATGTAGAAAGATACACAAAGGTTGGTTTATTGATCCCAAAATGGGCCTTGTAAGTTGGGTTTAGGATTGCTTTAGTAGCATGATGATGACTGATagaattttgtcttttcttttaagaaaacaaatgatGCTATGTACAAATATCTTTCAAGTTTCTTCCTCTCTATTAAGGCTATGTACAAATATGCTATGACAGCCTTAAATGGTTTATATGGCGTGATTAAGCTCAAACTCATACAATTAAAGTTTTTGGGTCGTCAAATGGTGGCCATTGGCCAATACCTTACATCATCGTTTCCTTTGATAGTTCATCTCACATCAGTGACATCAATTCCCCTACTAGCCCTTTCCTTTGTATTGCTGTAAAAGAAGATTACGAACCAAAATATGCCAAGTCTCTTGAGGGCCAAAATAGCTTAAGATCAACTTTGGTGCTCAAAAAATTCCGAAGGAACCAACTACCAATTGCTTTTGGGAGATAATTAATGGGCAAACGATTGGCAAGTGTTACACCCATGATGAGGCCTTTCCATCctctagagaaaaaaaaaatgatttaaggAACTTGAAACTGCATTTGAAGGTACGTTCAAATGGACGAGCACATAAACATTAAAAAGACATGTATAGGGTGTCCTCACTTATGCCACCTAGACTCCTAATACCCCTTTATTCTCGGGGGCTAAAAAACATTTGCATAAAAGACTGGAGGTCacaaaattaaatcaattatCTTTTGGACCTCTCTCTAACCAACCAAGCATGGAAAAACACCCcataaagagaaagaaaggaattcGCTCCCGAGGTACACACAATTCTAACCAAACACTCTTTCTCTTCGAATTCCTCTCATTACTTTTTTATAACCAATACTGACTTAAGGCATCAGCATGACTCTACCTAAACCTAGCAGGATGCTTCGTACTTGACCTTCATTTTTTGTAGGTTCTCTCAATTTAGGATTCGGTGTGCGATCAACTAATTCTTCAATGTCAAATAACTGAATATCCATTGGGGCcaattacttgtaaaaaataataaagaggaAATGACTGAATATGTTTGGATTGAAGTTTtcgcttttcttttcttataattctttctttttattagtaAACAGTAAACAAATAGGAATCGTTTGCttaatacattaacaaataggAAATGTTTAATAAataatgttactcttcacacttatttatcataCTCATTTCACACTGGTTGACATGACGTGTTTtaaataactttctttttttaaaaaaaaaaaaaaaagtgactgACATTagaaatcacttaaaacacgctATGTCAGTCAATGTAAAATAGATGTTacaagtagcattactcttgattaatacaatcacaaacaagaaagaaacatGTACAACTCCAAATTGTCTCATGCCTACCTCAGGTCAACAAGCCTGTTAGTGTCTTCAAAATAATCTTCTAAAAAAACTGCGTCTTCGAGTGCTGGGCTTGATATGCTTACCTGAAATAGTGCCAGTTGAGGATGTTAAGCATGAATACAGAAGTTGGAGAAAGTCCCATACAGACGAAATGATTCCACTTCATGCATATAGGATAAACCCCACAACATAAAAAGTTGCTGCTAAgtattgaaacaccaaaaatgGCAACAAAATGCAAAAGACATCGTTGGCAAGAGCAAATGAATGCAAGTAAAAGGCAATCTCAAGCAAATGATTTCCTTGTCATGGAATGTCCAAACGTCACCTTTTCAATTAACTTAAAGAGTTCAGAAGGGGCACCTTTTAACCTGCCGGCACGGTACAAAGCTTCTTCTGCAATGGGTCTCCACTGTTCTGCACAAGAGTAGTTGATTCCAAGACCAACACTAAGTCCTCTCAACAGATGCACTGTCCGAAGTACAGAAAACAGCTCCTCTGGAAAAGCCTACCATAGTCCAAGTTCCAATAAGGAATCAATATATGGCTGAGCAACAGCAAATATAGCAGCATAGAGTTGCCTACTTCATGTAGGGATGGAGCCAAGGGCGGACTGGGAGCAGCCATGGCCCCTCCTCCCACCAAAAAAAGTgcttaaatttctttttttctttttttttaacttcattaTGATGactcctaaaaaaattaatgcagtCCAACCCCTTTAGAGTTAAGTTCCTAGTTCTGTCCCTAGCTTCATGGAATTGTCCACGAAGGGAATCACATTGGATACTTGATGAAACTTCGGAGTCCAAAGGCATACCCGAACACCAATCTTTTTTATTGAAGATTCTTCAGCAAAAGGTTGCAGCATCATCACTCCAGGGGGTAGTTTTGTATCAAACATCGTCTGTGCCAACTTCAGCAATTCCTCTAGTTCATTTTTGCATTTGCTTAAGGTATCAATTCCCAGCTCCCTATGAAATAGAAGAAAtcaattagaaataaatatagCAGTCCAAACCAGTCAAACCTCAAAAAGTTCTTGGTCATCATAGGCTACAAAAATCAGACActaatttaaacaaatatacTAGTCAGTTCAAATATAGCAATCAATAACTAGGATATCCAATCTCTCATTTTCTCATTACATTTGAATCCCGAGTACCAAATGCAGTAAAGTGTAGTTTGCAGCACCAAATTTTGGGCTATAGCTCTTGGCAAACCAACTGCCAATGCATTAGAAGCAACAGAAACAAACCGACTTACAGGCAAAGATTAGTACCTGTAGCTCTCTGATGCTCTTATAGGGTCACTATCAGCAATGGCAAGAACAAGATTAGCATAACCAAGCCTCAAACTTTCTGGGAGATCTTTCACTTGCCCATAGTCCAGCAAGCCAACCTGACTTGGGGGAAAAAAGACACCAGGTAAAGCTTATAAAAGTTGGTTTATCATGCAAATATAGCATTGGAAAACCAGAGGTTTAATTAGTTTGACATATTCCGTCTCTTCTTCATATCATGTATCTACAATTTAAGCTATTCATTGGAAAGAGAACTTTAAGTAGCATTCTAGCAAATGACGaccaaaactaaaacataaaaaattacaagaagatAAAAGAACTAAAGATTTTAATAAACAGATATTTCTTGCCCACTTGCCTCTGAACCTTTACAGATTAGTATATTTCCTGGATGGGGATCTGCATGGAAGAAGCCACTCTTCAGAATCATTTGCCCATATGCTAGTGTCAAACTTTGAAGGATTTTCCTGGAGTcacagaaaatataaatattgtgCCCCATTTCTTCGAAGAAGATGATATCTTATTAGAAAGGTGACCCAAAAAGAGGGGATTCATTACTGAGCCAATGTAAAGAATTACAACAGATCTTcctataaatttatataaatctaAAGGACAGTAAAACTGATTTCAGAGAAATATATGTTCAAGTAACAactatttatataaaaaatatatatatggaaatagGAACCCAAAATATAGGGAACAGTCTAGACGCTTACTGCTTTGCCACTGCTGCAATCTTACCACCAGGATTTATTCCTCTTTTTGCCATTTCATCACCAAGGTTCAGGATTGGAATTCCATCAAAATATTCCATCACTAAGAACCTCCTAatcaaacagagaaataactaaTTACCAAAAGGTTTATTAGATGAAATTATAGCACCATCAATGCAGCAGTACAAGAAATTGACAAAGAGGAAATGCTAAATGCAACAAAGAGACAAAGTTACTGTAGTCTCTAGAAGCAAACATCTTTATGCCTTCTTCTATAGCTAAATAGTTTTCTTTTTACATAAGATGTTTCTGAATGGAGACAGCCACTGTCTAAGCTCCAAAATAACAAGGGACAGTCTCATGTTATCAAAATAACTTAATCATCATCCAAGTCTGTTTGCAAGTCCTGATCACATGACAACAGGTTGTAGCATCCTGTACCTGCCGACCATGTCCCGTATCACTCTTGGAACCAAAACAGGAGCCTTTTTGTTATTCTCGTATAGAAAATGTCGAATCTTTTCCATTGCATTAGCCTCCCTCACGAAGTCAAATTCATACCCAATCTTGAATGGCACAAAATGACAAAGAATTAGTATCCAGAAACTGATGACCAGATTCAGAGTCATGCAGGAAGCTACATTTAAGTAAATAGGAAAGCATTACAGTTAAGAGCATAAATTCAGCAGATAAGAATTTAAGTCCTCCACAACTAACAACCAGACTCAACAACTAACATCTAATCTTTTCAAGGCACTATCATCCTCAGATGTAGGGGAAAACCAAACCAATATCATAAGTAAGatacaaaaaagaaggaaaataagagGAAAGTGGTgatctacaaaaaaaaactagtaaaGAAATAATGTGCACCTGTTTCTCCATTTCCTTAGTTACCGAGTACAGATCAAATGTGATATCTGTCTTTTGCATGTATAAGGCAAAAGCTTGCAAGTTACGGATATCTGTCATCATCAGATCCTGAATTCCTGGATGTTGCACCTATTATATGCCACAAGAAGTTAAAATATGGCTGACATTATGGAGCTGCACAGTAGCCCACCTTCCCTCACCTTGACAACAACATCACTCTTATCACCTCTCAATCTTGCTCGATGAACCTAATTTGAGCATAAAACACAAGTCAGGTTGAAGGTTATGAGTCTTTATAAGCACCATAAAACCAGTTCCCGTATGACTCACTCCCTACAGAAAAGCCATCCTGGCAGAGAATGAAGGTGAGAGAAAGGGATAAAATAAACTgccaaaatttgtgaatttttaaGCCACAGATTGAAAAAGGTTTTAAACTTTGTCTCAAATTAAATTTGACTAGAAGGCATAAAATGTGCCCCATAAATGTGTTCAATACTGCCCTGGTTATTTAAGGGTTCAGAATATGATCGGATCTATGAAACAAAAGTTGGTTATGATAAACAGTATCACCCCATTTGTTTACTCGAGTAGTGTTCATTTTCACTCATCCATTCTTCAACTCCAAAATCATGATGAAAAATTACCCAAGAGTATTAACATATCAATTCAGTATGCTTCACCCTTAACATCAATTATCCGCTGCCGCGACTGAAAATTCAGTGATTTCCTTTGACAAGCAATGGTGGGTATAATCCCGAAAAAATTCTCCATGTGGGAGTGATAATGTGTATTATGTGTGCGTGTCATGCTTCATGCTTCATGCTTCATTTCACTCCACATGATAGAAGCCAGAAATTTCACATAGATAGAGGTACCTGGGCAATGGAAGCAGAACCAAGAGGATCCACATCAAATCTTTCAAATACTTCGCCAACACTCCGACCCAACTCTTGCTCCAGCACAAGTCGAATTTCATCGAAAGGGGTTGCAGGAGCTCGATCGCATAGGGTCACAAGCCTTCTCACCCAAGGGGCCGGGGCCAAGTCAGGCTTCCCCACAATTTGAGCAATCTGGTTTGAACCCCATATCCATGATGTATATGAGAAAAAGACAGCACATATATCATAGAACCAAAACCATCTATAAATTGTGACTTCCGCCAAAACTCTTATCATAATAGCTACCACAAACTAAAACCGCAATTGGATAATAAACAGAGATGAAGCACAAAGGGcaaacaataaaacataataGCAACGAAAAATGTGCCATAACCCATTTGAGATTTTTAACACATATTACATACCAAAATCCTAAGCagcaaaaatcaaaacaccGAATTTGacaataaacaagaaaacagaGGAAACAGGACATTTATCAAGAAGGAAAGCAAATAGGCCAAAACCCATTTCCATCAGACCACTCCCTCGCCATTAATTCAAATTCAAGTACCTTCAGGAAAAACCCACCGAGGTCGGAGCACATGGCATAAATCTTCTCAGCCGCAAGCTCATGCTGTCTTTCCCACATTGCCTCTTGCTTATGCATATCCTTCTCGAAACTCACTCGAACTTGAAACACCTAAGAGACCCCAAACCAAAACCGAAAACAAACCCAATGAAATTCCTCAAAAGACAAAACCTTTCACGCATATACACActcagagagacagagacagagacagagacctTGTACCCAGTGTAGATATCAACGGCTCGTACCCAGAACTGCAAGGAGCGGTGCCAAGGTCTGACATGGGTGGAGAACTTttctttaatatcattgaaatCGAGAGAAGGCAACATAGTGCCGTGGCTTTCGCTGCTGAGCACACCCAAGTGCGATCTGAGCCTCTGCCCTCTTAACTTCAAATTGTTTAATGCCAGTGGTTTCACATATTACGACACATCATCAGCTCATGGGAGTGAGATGGACTTCatatccaaatccaaatcaCCACGCTTTTATCAATGTGAGCGAGAGGCCGAGAGCTCAGTAAGGCTTATGTGAATAAAAGCGTAAAAGGTTTATATTGCTTGGCTTGTAAGGCTTGTGTGAATAAATTCCCTTGGTGGGAAGTCGGACAATTTTTCTTTggccttttttctttatttctttatctctttgtttcttttattgctTGTACTACCAAGCAACTGTTCTTTTGGATTAAAcccataataaataaataaaattgtttttagatAATTCCTGgcctttcctttttaattttttgggcaATTATGAATACCTTGTTgcaattataaatatttatagtGGTAGTGTTTGGTAactctacaatttttttttttaatatatatgggGAAAATTACACTTACTCCCAAAGTTTGAGgcgatttgtaatttgaccttcaaagtttcaattttgacaatctATTCCCTAAAGTTTTAAATTTCTGCAATTTGActaatattatttcaaaattctcatattgcccataatttttattttttatagaaaaaaaaaaattagggtgcAAAAATTGCCAGATGGTCAAAGGGGTGGCTACAGTcaccttgaattttttattaaaaaaaaaaaaaaattatgggcaatatggaaagttttggatacaattggtcaaattgcaaaaatttgaaactttagaaggataaattgccaaaattgaaactttggaagtcgaattgcaaatcgccccaaactttgagggggtaaaatataattttcccatatatatacttcttttgcttgtttggatatttattttgtagttaattttctctaatttattatttctataaataaataagaatgaGAATTTTTAAAACCTTTTAATCTCATTCTTCATTCCActtctcttttctcattttgctccattttcttttctcattttgcTCCATTTTCCTACACCACAAACACATCAACAcaccaacacacacacaaaatagtCCAGACAAAGTCAACTACAATCCACAAAATACTTTGAGTAGAGTTATCAGACACTAATTAGTCTCCTGATTTCAATTatccaaaaactaaaaaatgataTGTTCATAAATATAAAGGGTAGCTCTTTGCTTTGTTTGCTTTGTGGGATGCTGTTCTTAACTTTATAATTTTCAGGttcatctctcttttttttcttttttttgtgaggTGAGCAGTAGGTGCACTATGAACATAGATTGGTGTagtagtttatttatttagtaggtAAGCAATGGCCACAAATTAAAGAAAGCATTAAAGCAATGAAGATATTTATAAGCCAACAAATCATAATGTTGTTCACACTGAAagggagaaggatcctctcaatttcacttgaaatgaagatgatccaTTTCCGGCTCGAATCTACTGCAATTAGGGTATACAATTGACAATGATATAATTTATACCGAAGAAGTCTCAAATTGCTCAACTACACAAATGAATCCCATCGAGGTCC
This genomic interval from Corylus avellana chromosome ca3, CavTom2PMs-1.0 contains the following:
- the LOC132176541 gene encoding uncharacterized protein LOC132176541 codes for the protein MFGRIRASSSSPESLERPPSKIFKDDPLSIYEATLMKLKLGSQRELSTPSQQAGQIEIDSACAGVMEIKSHCSSATTSKNSQDIVISSHEEVMAIDAESSSGSGSPGLIDSHSPGGTKQRRNGNVSLLCLFSKFKNSCQAVSAPCDEAMAIEDACSARISTSSSDCQSLGSMELQMDQQCVSSLPLCQM
- the LOC132176091 gene encoding uncharacterized protein LOC132176091 isoform X1; translated protein: MLPSLDFNDIKEKFSTHVRPWHRSLQFWVRAVDIYTGYKVFQVRVSFEKDMHKQEAMWERQHELAAEKIYAMCSDLGGFFLKIAQIVGKPDLAPAPWVRRLVTLCDRAPATPFDEIRLVLEQELGRSVGEVFERFDVDPLGSASIAQVHRARLRGDKSDVVVKVQHPGIQDLMMTDIRNLQAFALYMQKTDITFDLYSVTKEMEKQIGYEFDFVREANAMEKIRHFLYENNKKAPVLVPRVIRDMVGRRFLVMEYFDGIPILNLGDEMAKRGINPGGKIAAVAKQKILQSLTLAYGQMILKSGFFHADPHPGNILICKGSEVGLLDYGQVKDLPESLRLGYANLVLAIADSDPIRASESYRELGIDTLSKCKNELEELLKLAQTMFDTKLPPGVMMLQPFAEESSIKKIGVRAFPEELFSVLRTVHLLRGLSVGLGINYSCAEQWRPIAEEALYRAGRLKGKHIKPSTRRRSFFRRLF
- the LOC132176091 gene encoding uncharacterized protein LOC132176091 isoform X2, yielding MLPSLDFNDIKEKFSTHVRPWHRSLQFWVRAVDIYTGYKVFQVRVSFEKDMHKQEAMWERQHELAAEKIYAMCSDLGGFFLKIAQIVGKPDLAPAPWVRRLVTLCDRAPATPFDEIRLVLEQELGRSVGEVFERFDVDPLGSASIAQVHRARLRGDKSDVVVKVQHPGIQDLMMTDIRNLQAFALYMQKTDITFDLYSVTKEMEKQIGYEFDFVREANAMEKIRHFLYENNKKAPVLVPRVIRDMVGRRFLVMEYFDGIPILNLGDEMAKRGINPGGKIAAVAKQKILQSLTLAYGQMILKSGFFHADPHPGNILICKGSEVGLLDYGQVKDLPESLRLGYANLVLAIADSDPIRASESYRELGIDTLSKCKNELEELLKLAQTMFDTKLPPGVMMLQPFAEESSIKKIGVRRSCFLYFGQCIC